The proteins below come from a single Parageobacillus thermoglucosidasius genomic window:
- a CDS encoding potassium channel family protein: MKNWDVFISYLRLPVFMRLLIIGTIMIVIFGTLIHFVEPATFRHVFDGIWWAIVTAATIGYGDMVPKTVAGKIVAISLILLGTGVITTYFASLSAAAVAKESALSNGQLRYMQKGHIIIVGWNERAREVIAKLSEYTPPVRCVIIDATLNELPVPFKNVHFIKGNPSYDDVLHKANATEAQMILITANQHKSEADADKDSILTLLAVKGIHPSIYAIVEILTEQNVNNAKRAGADEVIQTNLLASFTMANSLQSPGVSKAIIELLHQLHGKKLQLIAAEGPLIGKTFLESSEMLLDKRMILIGVMREEEGYINPSPHFLIEKGDRLFVITP, translated from the coding sequence ATGAAAAATTGGGATGTGTTCATATCGTATTTGCGTCTTCCTGTCTTTATGCGTTTGCTTATCATCGGGACGATCATGATTGTCATTTTTGGAACATTGATTCATTTCGTCGAACCAGCGACGTTCCGGCATGTGTTCGACGGCATATGGTGGGCAATCGTGACAGCCGCTACCATCGGCTATGGCGATATGGTGCCAAAAACGGTTGCTGGGAAAATCGTCGCCATTTCTCTCATTTTGCTAGGAACGGGAGTCATCACGACTTATTTCGCGTCATTATCAGCGGCGGCTGTCGCCAAAGAGTCAGCACTGTCAAATGGGCAGCTCCGTTATATGCAGAAAGGGCATATCATCATTGTTGGATGGAACGAACGGGCTCGCGAAGTAATAGCAAAACTTTCGGAATATACCCCTCCTGTCCGATGCGTTATTATTGATGCCACTTTAAATGAGCTTCCGGTTCCTTTTAAAAACGTTCATTTTATAAAAGGAAATCCTAGCTATGACGATGTGCTTCATAAAGCGAACGCCACCGAAGCGCAAATGATTTTGATAACGGCTAATCAGCACAAAAGCGAAGCAGACGCAGACAAAGACTCTATTTTAACATTGCTGGCTGTCAAAGGCATTCATCCATCCATATACGCGATTGTGGAAATATTAACAGAACAGAACGTGAATAACGCAAAACGAGCCGGTGCGGATGAAGTGATTCAAACCAATTTGCTGGCAAGCTTCACGATGGCAAACAGCCTTCAATCACCGGGCGTATCCAAAGCGATCATAGAATTGCTGCACCAACTTCACGGCAAAAAACTGCAACTGATCGCTGCAGAAGGCCCGCTCATCGGAAAAACGTTTTTGGAAAGCAGCGAAATGTTATTAGACAAACGAATGATTTTAATCGGCGTTATGAGAGAAGAAGAAGGATATATAAACCCTTCTCCGCATTTTTTGATCGAAAAGGGAGACCGTCTGTTCGTAATCACGCCTTAA
- a CDS encoding DUF378 domain-containing protein, giving the protein MNALQRIALLLTIIGAINWGLIGFFQFDLVAAIFGGQDSVLSRIIYGLVGIAGLINLALLFKPAEELGRTEPKASRT; this is encoded by the coding sequence ATGAATGCACTTCAGCGCATTGCGCTATTGCTTACGATTATCGGCGCTATCAACTGGGGATTAATCGGTTTCTTTCAATTTGATTTGGTAGCCGCTATATTCGGCGGTCAAGATTCCGTGTTGTCCCGCATTATTTATGGGCTTGTTGGCATTGCCGGACTTATTAACCTCGCACTTCTTTTTAAACCAGCAGAAGAATTGGGACGCACAGAACCAAAAGCTTCCCGAACATAA
- a CDS encoding aminotransferase, whose translation MMQQTKKSYVSETVARLKPSGIRRFFDLASSMEGVVSLGVGEPDFVTSWSIREASILSLEQGYTSYTANAGLLELRQEIAAYLARKFHVEYDPEAEILVTVGASQAIDLALRATVNPGDEVIVVEPSFVSYGPLVTLAGGVPVPVGTTGEDHFKLRPDQIERVITDRTKALIVCSPNNPTGTVLHKEDLEAIAQIVKKHDLLVISDEIYAELTYDEPYISFAAVDGMRERTILVSGFSKGFAMTGWRLGFTAAPAEILQAMLKIHQYAIMCAPTMAQYAAIEALRNGEQDVEYMKKSYRRRRNYFVQSLNEIGLSCHMPGGAFYAFPSIRATGLTSEQFAEKLLLEEKVAVVPGSVFGAGGEGYIRCSYASSMEQLQEAIKRIKRFLERL comes from the coding sequence ATGATGCAGCAAACGAAAAAATCGTATGTGTCGGAAACGGTTGCTCGTCTGAAGCCATCGGGAATACGGCGTTTTTTTGACCTTGCTTCCAGCATGGAAGGAGTAGTTTCCCTCGGCGTGGGCGAGCCGGATTTTGTGACATCATGGAGCATACGGGAAGCGTCTATTTTATCGCTCGAGCAAGGATATACATCATATACGGCAAATGCCGGCCTTTTGGAGCTTCGCCAAGAAATCGCCGCATATTTGGCGCGCAAGTTTCATGTGGAATACGATCCCGAAGCAGAAATTCTTGTCACGGTCGGTGCAAGCCAAGCCATTGATTTAGCGCTGCGGGCGACGGTGAATCCTGGGGATGAAGTCATTGTTGTCGAGCCTAGCTTTGTTTCTTACGGACCGCTTGTTACGCTGGCGGGTGGAGTGCCGGTTCCGGTTGGAACAACCGGAGAAGATCATTTTAAGCTTCGTCCGGATCAAATCGAGCGGGTAATTACTGATCGCACAAAAGCGCTGATCGTTTGTTCCCCGAACAATCCGACAGGCACCGTGCTTCATAAAGAAGATTTGGAAGCTATCGCGCAGATTGTGAAAAAGCATGATTTGCTTGTCATTTCTGATGAGATTTACGCCGAGCTGACGTATGACGAGCCGTACATAAGCTTTGCGGCAGTTGACGGGATGCGGGAGCGGACCATTTTGGTTTCTGGTTTTTCGAAAGGGTTTGCAATGACCGGCTGGCGGCTCGGATTCACCGCGGCGCCTGCGGAAATTTTGCAGGCGATGCTTAAAATTCATCAGTATGCGATCATGTGCGCGCCGACAATGGCGCAATACGCCGCGATTGAAGCGTTAAGAAACGGCGAACAAGATGTGGAATATATGAAAAAAAGCTATCGGCGCCGCCGCAATTATTTTGTCCAGTCATTAAATGAAATCGGGCTCAGCTGCCATATGCCCGGCGGAGCATTTTACGCTTTTCCGTCGATTCGGGCGACGGGGCTGACATCGGAACAATTTGCGGAAAAGCTGTTATTGGAAGAAAAAGTGGCGGTGGTTCCTGGGAGCGTGTTTGGCGCAGGAGGGGAAGGATATATTCGCTGCTCCTACGCTTCCTCCATGGAACAACTGCAAGAAGCGATCAAGCGGATCAAACGCTTTTTAGAGCGGTTGTAA
- a CDS encoding glucose-6-phosphate isomerase: MTHIRFDYSKALAFFGEHELTYLRDAVKVAHHSLHEKTGVGNDFLGWIDLPVNYDKEEFARIQKAAAKIQADSDVLLVIGIGGSYLGARAAIEMLHHSFYNALSKEKRRTPQIIFVGNNISSTYMKDVMDLLEGKDFSINVISKSGTTTEPAIAFRIFRKLLEEKYGKEEARKRIYATTDRARGALKTLATAEGYETFIIPDDVGGRYSVLTAVGLLPIAVSGANIEEMMKGAAQAREDFSNSELEENAAYQYAAIRNILYNKGKTIELLINYEPALQYFAEWWKQLFGESEGKDQKGIFPASANFSTDLHSLGQYIQEGRRDLFETVLKVEKPRHELVIEAEENDLDGLNYLAGKTVDFVNTKAFEGTLLAHTDGGVPNLVITLPELNEYTFGYLVYFFEKACAMSGYLLGVNPFDQPGVEAYKVNMFALLGKPGYEEKKAELEKRLK, from the coding sequence ATGACACATATTCGTTTTGATTATTCAAAAGCATTGGCGTTTTTTGGCGAACATGAACTTACGTATTTGCGCGATGCGGTGAAAGTTGCTCATCATTCCCTTCACGAGAAAACAGGCGTAGGCAATGATTTTTTGGGCTGGATCGATTTGCCGGTGAATTATGATAAAGAAGAATTTGCCCGCATTCAAAAAGCAGCCGCAAAAATTCAAGCAGATTCCGATGTGCTGTTAGTAATTGGAATCGGCGGTTCATATTTAGGGGCGCGCGCAGCGATCGAGATGCTCCATCATTCGTTTTATAACGCGCTTTCGAAAGAAAAACGCCGCACGCCGCAAATCATTTTCGTTGGCAATAACATTAGCTCGACATATATGAAAGATGTTATGGATTTGCTGGAAGGCAAAGATTTCTCCATTAACGTTATTTCAAAATCGGGAACGACGACAGAGCCGGCTATTGCGTTCCGTATTTTCCGCAAACTGTTGGAAGAAAAATACGGGAAAGAAGAAGCACGCAAACGGATTTACGCGACGACGGACCGGGCGCGTGGCGCGTTAAAAACATTGGCGACGGCAGAAGGATATGAAACATTCATCATTCCGGACGATGTCGGCGGCCGTTATTCTGTGTTAACGGCAGTAGGGCTTCTGCCAATTGCCGTAAGCGGCGCAAACATCGAAGAAATGATGAAAGGAGCGGCGCAAGCACGCGAAGACTTCAGCAACTCTGAACTGGAAGAAAACGCTGCTTATCAATATGCAGCGATCCGCAACATTTTGTATAACAAAGGAAAAACCATTGAGCTGCTGATCAACTATGAACCTGCACTGCAATATTTTGCGGAATGGTGGAAGCAGTTGTTTGGCGAAAGTGAAGGCAAGGATCAAAAAGGGATTTTCCCGGCATCGGCGAACTTCTCGACAGATCTTCATTCATTGGGACAATACATCCAAGAAGGGCGCCGCGATTTGTTTGAAACGGTATTGAAAGTCGAAAAACCGCGCCATGAGTTAGTCATCGAAGCAGAGGAAAACGATTTAGACGGATTGAATTATTTGGCAGGAAAAACGGTTGATTTTGTCAATACGAAGGCATTTGAAGGAACGCTTCTCGCCCATACGGATGGCGGTGTGCCGAATTTAGTGATCACCCTTCCAGAATTAAATGAATATACGTTTGGTTACCTCGTCTATTTCTTTGAAAAAGCTTGCGCAATGAGCGGTTACTTATTAGGGGTAAATCCATTTGACCAACCAGGCGTAGAAGCGTATAAAGTCAATATGTTTGCCCTCCTTGGCAAACCAGGATACGAAGAGAAAAAAGCGGAACTGGAAAAACGCTTGAAATAA
- a CDS encoding GNAT family N-acetyltransferase has translation MIRNANIEDLPAIVQIYNETIPSRMVTADLEPVTVESRKAWFFNHDPHTRPLWVVELDGHVRAWLSFQSFYGRPAYRHTAEISIYISGAYRGKGIGKQLLQKAVEEAPSLDIKTLLGFIFAHNEPSLRLFMRFGFETWGHLPKVAELDGIERDLLIVGKRMV, from the coding sequence ATGATTCGGAATGCAAACATTGAAGACTTGCCAGCAATTGTTCAAATATATAACGAAACGATTCCGTCAAGAATGGTAACGGCAGATCTTGAACCAGTGACCGTTGAAAGCAGGAAAGCGTGGTTTTTCAATCATGATCCGCATACGCGTCCGCTGTGGGTCGTAGAGCTGGATGGGCATGTGCGCGCATGGCTTAGTTTCCAATCGTTTTATGGGCGGCCGGCGTATCGCCATACGGCGGAAATCAGCATTTACATTTCCGGAGCGTATCGGGGAAAAGGAATCGGCAAACAGCTCTTGCAAAAAGCGGTGGAGGAAGCGCCTAGCTTGGATATCAAAACTCTTTTAGGGTTTATTTTTGCGCATAATGAGCCTAGTTTGCGGCTTTTTATGCGCTTTGGTTTTGAAACATGGGGACATCTTCCTAAAGTTGCCGAACTAGACGGGATCGAGCGGGATTTGCTCATTGTTGGCAAAAGAATGGTATAG
- a CDS encoding H-type small acid-soluble spore protein: protein MDINRVKQIVSSPADIPVYYNGVSVWIDDYNEQEETATIHLRDGHLREQREVPVEELTEKQ, encoded by the coding sequence ATGGATATAAATCGGGTAAAACAAATTGTTTCATCTCCTGCAGATATTCCGGTTTATTACAATGGAGTATCTGTTTGGATTGATGATTATAATGAGCAAGAAGAAACAGCCACAATTCATTTGCGTGACGGGCATCTGCGCGAACAGCGGGAAGTGCCTGTAGAGGAGCTTACAGAGAAACAATAG
- a CDS encoding purine/pyrimidine permease produces the protein MRQVISSLQWFLFIISGSIVVPVTVASLYQLETADAMAFISRTFFVLAVAGLLQTAFGHRLPLNEGPAGIWWGIFILYASFGVALYGTRAETLRVLESALIMSGILFMLLSLLGIVDRLARLFTPTVTGTYLLLLAVQLSGSFLKGLLGVDETGKVSIVVAALSTIIIFLSLWMTNHPVLRQFSIIVSMITGWILFRLFGFAPSIHWTEKWFEFPKWFAFGPPRWEWGIVPTAFFVTLLLLTNMLASVKVVESVMKAEKANAGNPSPKRAGFMMGISHMISGVLAAIGSVPISGAASFIATSKITKRLPFVIACVLIMLMSLFMPAVSLFTAMPAAVGYAAIFPMFAGMITLGLKELEQNGGWKERAEQVSLPLFTGIGVMFVPSEAFAPLPPVIASVASNGLIVGTLLSILLEAVAGKKGATSASK, from the coding sequence GTGAGGCAAGTTATTTCCTCCCTGCAATGGTTTTTATTCATTATATCGGGAAGCATTGTCGTGCCGGTGACAGTAGCTTCTTTGTACCAGCTTGAAACGGCGGACGCGATGGCGTTTATTTCGCGGACATTTTTTGTGTTAGCGGTCGCTGGATTGTTGCAAACCGCTTTTGGTCATCGTCTCCCTCTCAATGAAGGGCCTGCCGGAATTTGGTGGGGGATTTTTATTTTGTACGCAAGCTTTGGGGTCGCGTTATACGGTACCCGTGCGGAAACGCTTCGTGTCCTTGAAAGTGCGCTGATCATGAGCGGAATTTTGTTTATGTTATTGAGTTTGCTTGGAATTGTAGACCGTCTTGCCCGTCTGTTCACTCCGACGGTAACCGGGACGTATTTGCTTCTTCTTGCGGTGCAGCTGAGCGGATCGTTTTTAAAAGGATTGCTTGGAGTGGATGAGACAGGAAAAGTCTCTATCGTTGTCGCAGCGCTGTCGACGATCATTATTTTTTTGTCGCTATGGATGACCAATCATCCTGTTTTACGGCAGTTCAGCATTATTGTCAGCATGATCACCGGCTGGATATTGTTCCGTTTGTTTGGATTTGCCCCTTCCATCCATTGGACGGAAAAGTGGTTTGAATTTCCTAAATGGTTTGCGTTCGGGCCGCCGCGTTGGGAATGGGGCATCGTTCCTACCGCCTTTTTTGTTACGCTTTTGCTTTTAACGAATATGTTAGCAAGCGTGAAAGTAGTGGAAAGTGTCATGAAAGCAGAGAAAGCAAATGCCGGGAATCCTTCTCCGAAGCGGGCTGGTTTCATGATGGGAATCAGCCATATGATTAGCGGGGTGCTGGCGGCGATCGGTTCCGTTCCGATATCTGGAGCGGCGTCGTTTATTGCCACAAGCAAAATTACGAAGCGGCTTCCTTTTGTCATTGCTTGCGTTCTCATTATGCTGATGAGTTTGTTCATGCCGGCGGTATCTTTGTTTACCGCTATGCCTGCCGCGGTAGGATATGCCGCTATTTTCCCGATGTTTGCTGGAATGATTACGCTTGGATTGAAAGAATTAGAGCAAAACGGTGGATGGAAAGAGCGGGCGGAACAAGTAAGCCTGCCGCTATTTACAGGAATCGGAGTGATGTTTGTGCCTTCTGAAGCGTTCGCTCCGCTGCCGCCGGTGATTGCTTCGGTGGCGAGCAACGGATTGATCGTTGGCACGCTGCTGTCCATTTTGCTGGAAGCAGTGGCAGGAAAAAAAGGGGCTACTTCTGCATCGAAGTAG
- a CDS encoding MFS transporter, producing the protein MNRTAIVYLVSLAAFLGPFTQTIYTPILPEVTKDFGTSSFLVNLTISIFTFFLALMQMVYGPLTDTKGRRNVLLFGVFLYITASLGCFFSNSIYVLLVFRALQAIGIAAGSVVAATVIGDLFEGKARGKAMGTFQMMVSLGPVAGPIVGGFLGGRFNFHSVFLVLVLAGLLIWVGNFIFLQETKPEKQLAKTFRLRDFIPILRHRTGSSIILLGFIQYYAMYNFLVFLPSILTERYGLSAEEKGIAYLAMSCMIVIGSFIGGRIQGHWQERHIILATSYLNVASILLFLIVSHISISLLLISIMLFGLFLGTSLPVQTTLLTYVFQANRSTAIGVYNFFRYMGMALGPMIGSLLFSLGGYALVYGFTDIGFFFFSLWLTARVMFMNRPTSSI; encoded by the coding sequence ATGAATCGCACTGCTATCGTTTATCTCGTCTCGCTTGCCGCGTTTCTCGGCCCATTTACACAGACGATTTACACCCCTATTTTACCAGAAGTAACAAAAGATTTTGGAACTTCTTCTTTTTTAGTGAATTTAACGATTTCGATTTTTACTTTTTTCTTGGCACTGATGCAAATGGTATACGGGCCTTTAACGGACACAAAAGGGCGGCGCAACGTGTTGCTCTTCGGAGTTTTCCTTTACATAACCGCATCGCTTGGCTGCTTTTTTTCCAACTCGATTTATGTCCTTCTTGTCTTTCGGGCTTTGCAAGCGATCGGAATCGCCGCTGGGTCGGTAGTTGCCGCAACCGTCATCGGGGATTTATTCGAGGGGAAAGCACGCGGAAAAGCGATGGGCACTTTTCAAATGATGGTTTCTCTCGGGCCGGTTGCCGGCCCGATCGTCGGCGGGTTTCTTGGCGGCAGGTTTAACTTCCATTCCGTCTTTCTCGTTCTCGTTTTGGCAGGATTGCTTATCTGGGTCGGAAACTTTATTTTTCTCCAAGAAACAAAACCGGAAAAACAATTGGCAAAAACATTCCGGCTTCGCGATTTTATCCCGATCCTTCGTCACCGAACAGGCTCATCGATTATTTTATTAGGATTTATTCAATATTACGCTATGTATAATTTTCTCGTTTTTCTTCCCAGCATTTTAACTGAACGATACGGTTTGTCTGCGGAAGAAAAAGGAATCGCCTATTTGGCGATGTCATGCATGATCGTCATTGGAAGTTTTATCGGGGGACGCATTCAAGGGCATTGGCAAGAGCGCCATATCATTTTGGCAACATCATATTTAAATGTCGCGTCCATTTTGCTGTTTCTGATCGTTTCGCATATTTCCATTTCATTGCTGCTTATATCTATCATGCTGTTTGGCTTATTTTTAGGAACATCCTTGCCGGTGCAGACGACTTTGTTAACGTACGTGTTTCAAGCGAACCGTTCTACCGCCATCGGGGTATATAACTTTTTCCGCTACATGGGAATGGCTTTGGGACCAATGATCGGAAGTTTGCTATTCTCGTTAGGAGGATATGCTCTCGTATACGGATTCACTGATATCGGATTCTTTTTCTTCTCGCTTTGGTTAACCGCGCGCGTCATGTTTATGAATCGTCCAACCTCTTCTATATAA
- a CDS encoding iron-containing alcohol dehydrogenase gives MENFSFQNPTKLIFGKGQIEQLKEEIPRYGKKILLVYGGGSIKRNGLYDEVMNLLNELKVEVTELPGVEPNPRLSTVRKGVEICKTEGIEFLLAVGGGSVIDCTKAIAAGAKYDGDPWDFITKKVKVFEALPFGTVLTLAATGSEMNAGSVITNWETKEKYGWNSPATFPQFSILDPTYTLTVPRDHTVYGIVDMMSHVFEQYFHHTANTPLQDRMCEAVLRTVMEAAPKLVNDLQNYELRETILYCGTIALNGLLQMGLRGDWATHNIEHAVSAVYDIPHAGGLAILFPNWMKHVLDENVSRFAQLAVRVFDVNPEGKAERDVALEGIEKLREFWSSIGAPSRLADYGIGEESLELIADKAMANGEFGKFKKLNRDDVLAILRASL, from the coding sequence ATGGAAAATTTTTCTTTTCAAAATCCGACTAAATTAATTTTTGGGAAAGGGCAAATTGAACAGCTGAAGGAGGAAATCCCCCGTTACGGGAAAAAAATCCTTCTCGTTTATGGCGGCGGCAGTATTAAACGGAACGGCTTGTATGATGAAGTAATGAACTTATTGAATGAATTAAAGGTGGAAGTAACAGAACTTCCTGGCGTGGAGCCAAATCCGCGCTTGTCCACTGTGCGGAAAGGCGTGGAAATTTGCAAAACGGAAGGAATTGAGTTTTTGCTCGCGGTTGGCGGCGGCAGTGTCATTGATTGCACGAAGGCGATCGCGGCGGGTGCGAAATATGATGGCGATCCGTGGGATTTCATCACAAAGAAAGTGAAAGTTTTCGAAGCGCTTCCGTTTGGGACAGTGTTAACGCTTGCGGCAACCGGATCAGAAATGAACGCCGGTTCGGTGATTACAAACTGGGAGACGAAAGAAAAATATGGCTGGAACAGTCCGGCGACGTTCCCGCAATTTTCGATTCTCGATCCTACCTATACGCTCACAGTTCCGCGGGATCATACGGTTTATGGAATCGTCGATATGATGTCCCATGTGTTTGAACAATATTTCCATCATACGGCGAATACCCCGCTGCAAGACCGGATGTGTGAGGCGGTATTGCGCACGGTCATGGAAGCGGCGCCAAAACTAGTTAATGATTTGCAAAACTATGAGCTGCGGGAAACGATTTTATATTGCGGCACTATCGCTCTCAACGGCTTGTTGCAAATGGGGCTCCGCGGCGACTGGGCGACGCATAACATCGAGCATGCGGTGTCAGCGGTTTATGATATTCCGCACGCCGGAGGGCTGGCGATTTTATTCCCGAACTGGATGAAGCATGTGCTTGATGAAAATGTCAGCCGGTTTGCCCAATTAGCTGTTCGCGTTTTTGACGTGAATCCTGAAGGGAAAGCGGAACGGGACGTAGCGTTAGAAGGAATTGAAAAATTGCGCGAATTTTGGTCAAGCATTGGGGCGCCGTCACGGCTTGCCGATTACGGAATCGGCGAAGAAAGTTTAGAATTAATCGCTGACAAAGCAATGGCGAACGGCGAATTTGGCAAGTTCAAAAAGTTAAACCGCGACGATGTGCTGGCGATTTTGCGCGCATCGTTATAA
- a CDS encoding thermonuclease family protein, with the protein MQGHTLGGTSSSAASSPKQSTNQSSSLQLGQKYPAKLVTCIDGDTARFMVNGREYTTRFLFIDTPESTIQVEPYGKEASRFTCSRLSRGDITLETDGSTLFDKYRRLLAWVWVGDKLLQEEIAKAGLVEDFYDYGDYKYEDRIRKAMDEAKQAGAGMYGASSSKMNSADQQTKKRRPKTRHSVA; encoded by the coding sequence TTGCAAGGACATACGCTGGGCGGAACATCTTCTTCCGCCGCGTCTTCACCGAAACAGTCCACGAACCAATCCTCTTCATTGCAATTAGGCCAAAAATATCCTGCAAAACTGGTGACATGCATTGACGGAGATACGGCGAGGTTTATGGTCAATGGACGGGAATATACCACCCGCTTTCTTTTCATCGACACTCCTGAAAGCACAATACAAGTTGAACCATATGGAAAAGAAGCAAGCCGGTTTACTTGTTCCCGATTAAGCCGCGGGGATATTACATTAGAAACAGATGGAAGCACGCTTTTTGACAAATATCGCCGATTATTAGCATGGGTCTGGGTAGGAGATAAACTGCTGCAGGAAGAAATTGCGAAAGCGGGGTTAGTGGAAGATTTTTATGATTACGGGGATTATAAATACGAAGACCGCATTCGCAAGGCAATGGATGAAGCGAAACAAGCCGGCGCAGGAATGTACGGGGCATCATCGTCAAAAATGAATTCAGCCGATCAGCAAACAAAAAAGCGAAGGCCAAAAACCAGACATTCCGTCGCCTGA
- a CDS encoding YugN-like family protein: MIEIPSQLEGKTFPLFQLEQLLKPLGYTIGGNWDYDHGSFDYKIADEAGYQFLRVPFEAIDGQLDSHGTTVKLGRPFLLSHKYQSGVDDHAYAGNFGAAFNQFSEPQDPDAAVSEKYINVGKALVKDLENRLID; this comes from the coding sequence ATGATCGAAATTCCATCACAGTTGGAAGGGAAAACGTTTCCTCTATTTCAATTGGAGCAATTGTTAAAGCCGCTTGGTTATACCATTGGCGGAAATTGGGATTATGATCATGGTTCATTTGATTATAAAATTGCCGATGAAGCGGGATATCAATTTTTGCGCGTTCCATTCGAAGCAATTGACGGGCAGCTTGATTCCCACGGAACCACTGTCAAGCTCGGCAGGCCGTTTTTACTGTCGCACAAGTATCAAAGCGGAGTGGATGACCATGCTTATGCAGGAAATTTTGGCGCGGCTTTTAACCAGTTTTCGGAGCCGCAGGACCCTGATGCGGCGGTTTCGGAAAAATATATTAACGTTGGAAAAGCGCTCGTCAAAGATTTAGAAAATCGCCTGATCGATTAA
- the yugI gene encoding S1 domain-containing post-transcriptional regulator GSP13, with amino-acid sequence MSNIEVGSIVKGKVTGIQPYGVFVELDRETQGLVHISEISHGFVKNIKDYVNVGDEITVKVLSIDPHTKRASLSMRAVEEGQRNMRKRHVKVKMSLNPGFHTLKEKLQEWIEQSKKEDLSK; translated from the coding sequence TTGTCCAACATCGAAGTGGGAAGTATCGTGAAAGGAAAAGTCACTGGCATTCAGCCATACGGCGTTTTTGTTGAATTAGACAGGGAAACGCAAGGGCTTGTCCACATTTCAGAAATTTCTCATGGATTTGTTAAAAATATTAAAGATTACGTGAATGTCGGTGACGAAATAACCGTGAAAGTGCTGTCCATCGACCCGCACACCAAACGGGCGAGCCTGTCGATGAGGGCGGTGGAAGAAGGACAAAGAAACATGAGAAAACGGCATGTAAAGGTGAAAATGTCGTTAAACCCGGGTTTTCATACATTGAAGGAAAAGCTTCAAGAATGGATTGAGCAATCGAAAAAAGAAGACTTATCAAAGTAA